In the Carassius gibelio isolate Cgi1373 ecotype wild population from Czech Republic chromosome A2, carGib1.2-hapl.c, whole genome shotgun sequence genome, one interval contains:
- the LOC127934227 gene encoding guanylate-binding protein 1 isoform X2 yields MSKARLMPSPICLVENVNGSLSTCKDAIQFLCRIHEPVVVVSVVGLYRTGKSYLMNRLAGQQSGFDLGNTIESKTKGIWMWCVPHPYKEGHTLVLLDTEGLGDVAKGDSKNDSWIFCLAVLLSSTLVYNSRGTIDNTAVEKLHYVAELAENIKIRSTEVADEEEEEEDFKFVQFFPSFTWVVRDFTLELVIEGKRVTEDEYLEFALQLKKGMSKKVSDYNLPRQCIRNYFPSPRKCFVFPSPASPENMTRLESLQERDLVPDFLEVTGRFCDHIFHNSVVKTVKGGHRVTGKLLGHLVKIYVDTINSGKVPCLDNAVVALANLENQTAVQEALKTYQTGMEKMKNKFPVSVEDITSEHQKFSSLATSEFMKLSFKDEKGEYLKKLKATIDEYYVGLLQENEMASEKKCRDLLKNLFSDMNKWLQEGKYSQSGGYELYCRDRDTIVEQYRREPNKGVLAEAVLNEFLNERGPEANSILYTDTKLTENDRMFQEEKEKNALLEQKYKEQEEKRMESERMLQAEKERQQDQMRQMQEKFNKELEQQKQEMDRAIESKLKEREEMLKKGFSEKADLLNEEIANLKKEKESSGGLMKEVVMPILGTLAEILPAILNYKVLMKGLKRI; encoded by the exons ATGTCTAAAGCCAGATTAATGCCTTCGCCAATATGTTTGGTGGAGAATGTGAACGGATCACTCAGCACCTGTAAGGATGCCATTCAGTTCCTGTGTAGGATCCATGAGCCGGTGGTGGTGGTGTCTGTGGTGGGACTCTATCGTACGGGGAAGTCCTATCTTATGAACCGCCTGGCGGGACAACAGTCAG GCTTTGATCTTGGCAATACTATTGAGTCGAAGACCAAAGGCATCTGGATGTGGTGTGTCCCACACCCCTATAAAGAAGGACACACTCTGGTACTGCTGGATACAGAGGGACTTGGGGACGTGGCCAAA GGAGACTCTAAGAATGACAGTTGGATCTTCTGTCTGGCTGTTCTGCTCAGCAGCACATTGGTGTACAACAGCCGTGGCACCATCGATAACACTGCAGTGGAGAAGCTGCA CTATGTTGCTGAGCTTGCTGAGAATATAAAGATCAGATCAACAGAAGTagcagatgaggaggaggaggaagaggatttTAAGTTTGTGCAGTTTTTCCCATCATTCACCTGGGTCGTGAGAGATTTCACCTTGGAATTGGTAATTGAAGGAAAGAGAGTGACTGAGGACGAGTATCTTGAATTTGCCCTCCAGCtcaaaaaag GTATGAGCAAGAAAGTCAGCGACTACAACCTGCCTCGTCAATGCATCCGAAACTATTTCCCGTCCCCCAGGAAGTGTTTCGTGTTCCCTTCTCCAGCCTCACCTGAAAACATGACACGTTTAGAAAGCTTGCAAGAGCGGGACCTTGTACCCGATTTTCTGGAGGTCACGGGTCGTTTCTGTGACCACATCTTTCACAATAGTGTCGTGAAAACAGTGAAAGGAGGACACAGAGTTACTGGCAAAT tgcTCGGACATCTGGTTAAGATTTATGTAGACACAATCAACAGTGGTAAGGTGCCCTGTCTGGACAATGCAGTTGTTGCTCTTGCAAATCTAGAGAACCAGACAGCTGTTCAAGAAGCTTTGAAAACATATCAGACTGGGATGGAAAAG ATGAAGAACAAGTTCCCAGTAAGTGTGGAGGATATTACCTCAGAGCACCAGAAGTTTAGCAGTCTGGCCACCTCTGAGTTTATGAAACTCTCCTTTAAAGATGAAAAAGGAGAATACTTGAAAAAACTCAAGGCAA CTATAGATGAGTACTATGTAGGTTTGCTGCAGGAGAATGAGATGGCATCAGAGAAAAAGTGCAGAGATCTGCTGAAGAATCTGTTCTCTGACATGAATAAATGGCTGCAGGAGGGGAAGTACAGTCAATCTGGAGGATATGAGCTCTActgcagagacagagacaccatTGTTGAACAGTACCGCAGAGAACCCAATAAAGGTGTATTG GCTGAGGCCGTTCTGAATGAGTTTCTGAATGAGCGAGGACCAGAAGCAAACAGCATCCTCTACACAGATACAAAACTCACTGAAAATGACAGAATGTTTCAAG aggaaaaagaaaagaatgctCTGCTGGAACAGAAGTATAAAGAGCAAGAGGAGAAACGCATGGAGAGTGAGCGAATGTTGCAGGCAGAGAAAGAGCGGCAGCAGGACCAAATGAGGCAGATGCAGGAGAAGTTCAACAAGGAGCTGGAGCAGCAGAAGCAGGAGATGGACAGAGCCATTGAAAGCAAACTTAAGGAGCGGGAGGAGATGCTAAAGAAAGGCTTTAGCGAGAAAGCTGATCTCCTGAATGAAGAGATAGCcaatctaaaaaaagaaaaggaaagttcTGGTGGTTTAATGAAGGAAGTTGTGATGCCTATTTTAGGAACTTTGGCAGAAATCCTTCCAGCTATCCTTAATTATAAAGTGCTGATGAAAGGACTCAAAAGAATATAA
- the LOC127934227 gene encoding guanylate-binding protein 1 isoform X1: MSKARLMPSPICLVENVNGSLSTCKDAIQFLCRIHEPVVVVSVVGLYRTGKSYLMNRLAGQQSGFDLGNTIESKTKGIWMWCVPHPYKEGHTLVLLDTEGLGDVAKGDSKNDSWIFCLAVLLSSTLVYNSRGTIDNTAVEKLHYVAELAENIKIRSTEVADEEEEEEDFKFVQFFPSFTWVVRDFTLELVIEGKRVTEDEYLEFALQLKKGMSKKVSDYNLPRQCIRNYFPSPRKCFVFPSPASPENMTRLESLQERDLVPDFLEVTGRFCDHIFHNSVVKTVKGGHRVTGKLLGHLVKIYVDTINSGKVPCLDNAVVALANLENQTAVQEALKTYQTGMEKMKNKFPVSVEDITSEHQKFSSLATSEFMKLSFKDEKGEYLKKLKEAIDEYYVGLLQENEMASEKKCRDLLKNLFSDMNKWLQEGKYSQSGGYELYCRDRDTIVEQYRREPNKGVLAEAVLNEFLNERGPEANSILYTDTKLTENDRMFQEEKEKNALLEQKYKEQEEKRMESERMLQAEKERQQDQMRQMQEKFNKELEQQKQEMDRAIESKLKEREEMLKKGFSEKADLLNEEIANLKKEKESSGGLMKEVVMPILGTLAEILPAILNYKVLMKGLKRI, from the exons ATGTCTAAAGCCAGATTAATGCCTTCGCCAATATGTTTGGTGGAGAATGTGAACGGATCACTCAGCACCTGTAAGGATGCCATTCAGTTCCTGTGTAGGATCCATGAGCCGGTGGTGGTGGTGTCTGTGGTGGGACTCTATCGTACGGGGAAGTCCTATCTTATGAACCGCCTGGCGGGACAACAGTCAG GCTTTGATCTTGGCAATACTATTGAGTCGAAGACCAAAGGCATCTGGATGTGGTGTGTCCCACACCCCTATAAAGAAGGACACACTCTGGTACTGCTGGATACAGAGGGACTTGGGGACGTGGCCAAA GGAGACTCTAAGAATGACAGTTGGATCTTCTGTCTGGCTGTTCTGCTCAGCAGCACATTGGTGTACAACAGCCGTGGCACCATCGATAACACTGCAGTGGAGAAGCTGCA CTATGTTGCTGAGCTTGCTGAGAATATAAAGATCAGATCAACAGAAGTagcagatgaggaggaggaggaagaggatttTAAGTTTGTGCAGTTTTTCCCATCATTCACCTGGGTCGTGAGAGATTTCACCTTGGAATTGGTAATTGAAGGAAAGAGAGTGACTGAGGACGAGTATCTTGAATTTGCCCTCCAGCtcaaaaaag GTATGAGCAAGAAAGTCAGCGACTACAACCTGCCTCGTCAATGCATCCGAAACTATTTCCCGTCCCCCAGGAAGTGTTTCGTGTTCCCTTCTCCAGCCTCACCTGAAAACATGACACGTTTAGAAAGCTTGCAAGAGCGGGACCTTGTACCCGATTTTCTGGAGGTCACGGGTCGTTTCTGTGACCACATCTTTCACAATAGTGTCGTGAAAACAGTGAAAGGAGGACACAGAGTTACTGGCAAAT tgcTCGGACATCTGGTTAAGATTTATGTAGACACAATCAACAGTGGTAAGGTGCCCTGTCTGGACAATGCAGTTGTTGCTCTTGCAAATCTAGAGAACCAGACAGCTGTTCAAGAAGCTTTGAAAACATATCAGACTGGGATGGAAAAG ATGAAGAACAAGTTCCCAGTAAGTGTGGAGGATATTACCTCAGAGCACCAGAAGTTTAGCAGTCTGGCCACCTCTGAGTTTATGAAACTCTCCTTTAAAGATGAAAAAGGAGAATACTTGAAAAAACTCAAG GAAGCTATAGATGAGTACTATGTAGGTTTGCTGCAGGAGAATGAGATGGCATCAGAGAAAAAGTGCAGAGATCTGCTGAAGAATCTGTTCTCTGACATGAATAAATGGCTGCAGGAGGGGAAGTACAGTCAATCTGGAGGATATGAGCTCTActgcagagacagagacaccatTGTTGAACAGTACCGCAGAGAACCCAATAAAGGTGTATTG GCTGAGGCCGTTCTGAATGAGTTTCTGAATGAGCGAGGACCAGAAGCAAACAGCATCCTCTACACAGATACAAAACTCACTGAAAATGACAGAATGTTTCAAG aggaaaaagaaaagaatgctCTGCTGGAACAGAAGTATAAAGAGCAAGAGGAGAAACGCATGGAGAGTGAGCGAATGTTGCAGGCAGAGAAAGAGCGGCAGCAGGACCAAATGAGGCAGATGCAGGAGAAGTTCAACAAGGAGCTGGAGCAGCAGAAGCAGGAGATGGACAGAGCCATTGAAAGCAAACTTAAGGAGCGGGAGGAGATGCTAAAGAAAGGCTTTAGCGAGAAAGCTGATCTCCTGAATGAAGAGATAGCcaatctaaaaaaagaaaaggaaagttcTGGTGGTTTAATGAAGGAAGTTGTGATGCCTATTTTAGGAACTTTGGCAGAAATCCTTCCAGCTATCCTTAATTATAAAGTGCTGATGAAAGGACTCAAAAGAATATAA
- the LOC127934282 gene encoding alcohol dehydrogenase 1-like, with product MATAGKVIKCRAAVAWEPNKPLIMEEIEVAPPQEGEIRIKVVVTSVCHTDLYHLFEGKDKRGFPTVLGHEGAGVVESVGPGVTGFKTGDKVIPVFLSQCGNCRFCKSPKTNLCDSSWSTKYHDTMSDPSTRLTCRGQPILQFMGTSTFSEYTVINQIAVAKIDDNAPLDRVCLLGCGITTGYGAAVNTAGVTPGSTCAVFGMGAVGLAAVMGCKNAGASRIFAVDINEQKFEKAKVFGATDFLNPKAYDKPISEVLAELTNGGVDYSLECVGNTEVMRTALESCVKGWGVSVLVGWTDVKDFSARPIQLLSGKTWKGSLFGGYKSKDSVPNLVCDYMNGKIKLDEFITHKMNIEQVNDAINLMKTGECIRCVLNISK from the exons ATGGCCACTGCAGGAAAG GTGATTAAATGTCGGGCTGCTGTTGCCTGGGAGCCCAATAAGCCCCTGATAATGGAAGAAATAGAAGTCGCCCCACCTCAGGAAGGCGAAATACGAATTAAG GTTGTAGTCACAAGTGTTTGTCACACCGACCTTTATCACCTGTTTGAAGGGAAGGACAAACGGGGTTTTCCCACTGTCCTGGGACATGAGGGCGCTGGTGTGGTGGAGAGTGTGGGACCTGGAGTCACTGGTTTCAAAACAG GTGATAAGGTTATTCCAGTCTTCCTCTCTCAGTGTGGAAATTGCAGGTTCTGCAAGTCTCcaaaaacaaacctgtgtgacAGCAGTTg GTCAACTAAATATCATGACACTATGTCTGATCCTTCAACACGTCTCACTTGCCGTGGTCAGCCCATTCTGCAGTTCATGGGCACCAGTACCTTCTCTGAGTACACCGTCATCAATCAGATTGCTGTGGCCAAGATTGATGATAATGCCCCACTCGACCGCGTGTGTCTGCTCGGCTGCGGCATCACTACTGGTTATGGAGCTGCTGTCAACACAGCTGGG gTCACTCCAGGCTCAACCTGTGCAGTGTTTGGAATGGGTGCAGTAGGTCTGGCTGCAGTCATGGGCTGTAAAAACGCCGGAGCCTCCCGCATCTTCGCTGTGGATATTAATGAGCAGAAGTTTGAGAAGGCAAAGGTCTTTGGTGCCACTGATTTTCTGAATCCGAAGGCATATGATAAACCCATCTCTGAAGTCCTTGCAGAACTTACCAATGGAGGAGTGGATTACTCACTTGAGTGTGTGGGCAACACTGAAGTAATG AGAACTGCGCTGGAGTCATGTGTTAAAGGTTGGGGTGTGAGTGTTTTAGTTGGCTGGACTGATGTGAAGGACTTCTCTGCAAGGCCAATACAGCTCTTATCTGGGAAAACCTGGAAAGGATCTTTGTTCGGAG gTTATAAAAGCAAGGACTCTGTTCCAAACCTGGTTTGCGACTACATGAACGGCAAAATAAAGCTTGACGAGTTCATAACGCACAAAATGAATATTGAGCAGGTCAACGATGCCATCAACCTCATGAAGACTGGAGAGTG CATTCGATGCGTCCTGAATATATCCAAATGA
- the LOC127934170 gene encoding deubiquitinating protein VCPIP1 yields MSLIPGSKQKDRRILCGMCPDPQCQAKLFFPAHTSMSIECTECGQRHEQKNLANVEEVTDPDVVLHNLLRNALLGVPGPPKKGSELVKVLGLSNYHCKLLSPVLTRYGMDKQTGTAKLLKEMNQGEIFDCSLLGDRAFLIEQEHVSTVGYGRDRSGSLIYLHDTLEEIKKANLNRECLIPVHVDGDGHCLVHAVSRALVGRELFWHALRENLKLNFKQNIDRYKALFQDFIDAAEWEDIINECDPLFIPPEGVPLGLRNIHIFGLANVLHRPIILLDSLSGMRSSGDYSATFLPGLVPEEQCRGKDGTLNKPICIAWSSSGRNHYLPLVGIKGLPLPRLPAALLPKAWGVPQELIHKYVSLDSSGSCVIGGDRSLQEKYLLRLVGAMEDVFMDKHSIHPALVADVHQYIYRRTGVIGVQPEEVTEAAKKSVQEGRLHRCLVCNALSELHVPAEWLIPGGKLYNLAKSTHGTLRADKNYSFPLNSLVCSYNPEKDVLVPDYKLSTLTACTWCHGTSVRRVCGDGSVVYLDGDRTNTRSEGGKCGCGFKHFWEGKEYDNLPEAFPITLEWGGRVVRETVYWFQYEMDQTLNSNVYDVTMRLVTKHFPGEFGSEILVQKVVNTILHHTAKRSQEEYNPVAIEGAHVQDGRDGSESATQPPTKIILTGQKGKTLHKEELVMSKTERVLQHSISEQAALSQRRSTDRLRQQDSRLSFPSSSSSSAPSTPTKVPASSGEKKIRVTTSDGRQAMLTLQPHTTYAELQNSIIQVFNLSSGQLCIRHGFPPKELPPPRPEDQNQPVALQHGDRISVEVLKESSPETHMTQTQTPQTHTHSDPRLSRTSSRELQENIDLEMSSLCLLAALMGEDIWTYAKKLPHLFQQGGVFYNIVKKDMGLLDGKHCTLPHLLGKTFVFNAAEERLELCVDTAGHFPVGPDVEELVQEALSQLHSDAASRSREGSPAHGLRLGAGGAVRRKEQNVTAFQGKGHSLGSAPPIRRQHSSGVDLSGSVQGEGLTLSGEELVRVAPGMLTLREGRGLGLEPAVIEAQRQRLQEMVSSIQASMDKHLCQHAAVRQDAKEEEAPDKQEDMESHGAEPPSTFEPMDQS; encoded by the exons ATGTCGTTGATTCCGGGCTCGAAACAGAAGGACAGGCGCATTTTATGCGGGATGTGCCCGGACCCGCAGTGCCAGGCGAAGCTCTTCTTCCCCGCACACACCTCCATGAGCATCGAGTGCACTGAGTGCGGCCAGAGACACGAACAGAAGAACCTCGCGAATGTGGAGGAAGTGACTGACCCAGATGTAGTGCTTCATAATTTGCTGAGAAACGCTTTGCTGGGTGTGCCAGgccctcctaaaaagggttcagAGCTGGTGAAAGTGTTGGGACTGTCCAACTATCACTGCAAGCTGCTGTCTCCCGTCCTCACCCGCTATGGCATGGACAAACAGACAGGCACTGCCAAACTCTTGAAGGAAATGAACCAGGGAGAGATCTTCGACTGCTCGCTTCTCGGGGACCGGGCATTTCTCATCGAGCAAGAGCATGTGTCCACTGTTGGGTATGGACGAGACCGGTCAGGAAGCCTGATCTACCTGCATGACACTTTGGAGGAGATCAAGAAAGCAAACTTAAATAGAGAGTGTCTTATTCCTGTGCATGTGGACGGAGACGGACACTGCCTGGTCCATGCCGTGTCCAGGGCATTAGTTGGACGTGAACTCTTCTGGCATGCTCTTCGAGAAAACCTGAAGCTCAATTTCAAACAGAACATAGACCGCTACAAAGCTCTTTTCCAGGACTTTATAGATGCTGCAGAATGGGAAGACATTATTAATGAGTGTGACCCATTGTTTATCCCTCCAGAAGGCGTTCCATTGGGTCTTAGGAATATTCACATTTTTGGCCTGGCAAATGTACTGCACAGACCCATAATCCTGTTGGACTCACTGAGCGGTATGCGCAGCTCAGGCGATTACTCCGCCACCTTCTTGCCAGGCCTGGTTCCAGAGGAGCAGTGCCGAGGAAAAGATGGCACTCTGAACAAGCCCATCTGCATCGCCTGGAGTAGCTCTGGCAGAAATCACTATCTACCCCTAGTGGGCATCAAGGGCTTGCCTTTGCCCCGTTTACCTGCTGCACTTCTCCCAAAAGCTTGGGGTGTTCCTCAAGAGCTGATTCACAAATACGTGAGTTTGGACTCCAGTGGAAGCTGTGTGATCGGCGGCGACAGGAGCCTGCAGGAGAAGTACTTGCTGCGGCTCGTAGGCGCAATGGAGGACGTCTTCATGGACAAGCACAGCATCCACCCTGCTCTAGTCGCCGACGTCCACCAGTACATATATCGACGCACTGGAGTGATCGGTGTGCAGCCAGAGGAGGTGACTGAAGCGGCTAAGAAATCCGTTCAGGAGGGTCGTCTCCACCGCTGCCTTGTCTGCAATGCCCTCTCGGAGCTCCACGTGCCAGCAGAGTGGCTCATACCGGGAGGGAAACTCTACAACTTGGCCAAGTCGACTCACGGTACACTACGAGCGGACAAAAACTACAGCTTTCCTTTAAATAGTTTGGTTTGTTCCTATAACCCAGAAAAAGATGTGCTGGTGCCCGACTACAAACTCAGCACACTCACTGCCTGCACCTGGTGTCACGGAACTTCAGTGCGGCGCGTTTGTGGCGACGGCTCTGTGGTCTATTTGGATGGAGACCGTACCAATACTCGCTCCGAGGGTGGGAAGTGCGGCTGTGGGTTCAAACACTTCTGGGAGGGCAAGGAGTACGACAATCTTCCTGAAGCTTTTCCCATCACTCTGGAGTGGGGCGGCCGTGTGGTGCGTGAGACAGTTTATTGGTTCCAGTACGAAATGGATCAGACTCTCAATAGCAATGTTTATGATGTAACGATGCGTCTCGTCACAAAACACTTCCCCGGTGAGTTCGGCAGTGAGATTCTGGTCCAAAAAGTGGTGAACACTATTTTGCATCACACCGCCAAGAGGAGCCAAGAAGAATACAATCCAGTGGCCATCGAAGGTGCTCATGTGCAGGACGGGAGAGACGGGAGTGAATCTGCCACTCAACCTCCTACTAAAATCATCCTGACTGGACAGAAGGGCAAAACCCTGCATAAAGAGGAGCTGGTGATGAGCAAAACCGAGAGGGTCTTACAGCACAGCATCAGCGAGCAGGCGGCCCTGTCCCAGCGCCGCAGCACAGACCGCTTGCGCCAACAGGATTCTCGCTTGTCATTTCCTTCCTCTTCATCATCCTCTGCACCTTCCACGCCCACCAAAGTGCCAGCCTCCAGCGGAGAGAAGAAAATCCGTGTAACAACCAGCGACGGGCGGCAGGCCATGCTTACACTGCAACCGCACACCACCTACGCTGAGCTCCAGAATTCCATCATCCAGGTCTTCAACTTGTCGTCCGGACAGCTGTGCATCCGACATGGCTTCCCACCCAAAGAGCTGCCCCCGCCGCGTCCCGAGGACCAGAACCAGCCCGTGGCGCTTCAGCATGGTGACCGCATCTCTGTGGAAGTGCTAAAAGAGAGTTCTCCTGAAACGCACATGACCCAGACGCAGACGCCTCAAACGCACACTCACTCTGACCCACGACTCAGCCGCACCAGTAGCAGGGAACTTCAGGAAAACATTGACCTCGAGATGTCATCACTGTGTCTCCTGGCAGCACTTATGG GTGAAGATATCTGGACATATGCCAAGAAACTGCCTCACCTGTTCCAACAAGGAGGGGTCTTCTACAATATTGTGAAGAAAGACATGG GTCTGTTGGACGGGAAGCACTGCACACTGCCTCATTTGTTGGGTAAAACGTTTGTGTTCAATGCTGCAGAGGAGCGTTTGGAGCTGTGTGTGGACACAGCCGGCCATTTTCCAGTGGGCCCTGATGTGGAAGAGCTCGTCCAGGAGGCCCTTTCCCAGCTCCACTCAGATGCAGCCTCCCGTAGCCGTGAGGGAAGTCCCGCACACGGCTTGCGACTGGGCGCCGGTGGTGCTGTGCGCAGGAAAGAGCAGAACGTCACGGCCTTCCAGGGCAAAGGTCACTCGTTGGGTTCCGCCCCACCAATCAGGCGGCAGCACAGCAGCGGCGTGGATCTCAGCGGCAGCGTTCAAGGTGAAGGGTTAACGTTGTCAGGGGAGGAGTTGGTGCGTGTGGCCCCGGGCATGCTCACTTTACGCGAGGGGCGCGGTTTAGGGCTGGAGCCCGCCGTGATCGAGGCCCAACGGCAGCGCTTGCAGGAGATGGTCTCAAGCATACAGGCATCCATGGACAAACACTTGTGCCAGCATGCTGCAGTAAGGCAGGATGCGAAGGAAGAAGAGGCTCCTGACAAACAGGAGGATATGGAAAGTCATGGTGCGGAGCCTCCCAGCACCTTTGAACCCATGGACCAGTCTTGA